agcTTGCCCATCAGTGACAGGATTCACAGAGTGGACATTcattggtggcaaggtttcctcacctagaacatgcatggcgtggcAATAAGGAAGGTGTCAtttgcgacaagcgatatcacagagatggtgcactttgctgcatccgatactcgccttgtcaggtggtgttccagagcgtattacgtgctagattactccttgaataggagaattagccgcgcgactggttactacacagaaataacgtcAAGTTaacccaacccagatgacgacacgtgtagggttggatgctacctgttaccccaacccaggtgatgacacgtgtagggttggatgcaataTAGAAATGACctcgagttatcctagctcagatgatgacacgtgtagggctgggtactacctgttatcccagcccagatggtgacacgtgcagggttggatgcgagccacgcgttcAAAGCttaactgcctggagagagaaaaaacttagctataaaggtaaacttaacagaatttgcagaggtatgTTTTTCACTACGGCTGATTTGCTAGGGttgagtgcactttagtacggttccaCAGAGCACAGTTTTCTCtaagtttttgggtgttcttgttactgacttgagcgtcggagcgccaccggtcGCAGAGGCGCCATCTCGACGAGGCtacgctcttgcgctaggtcaatCGGCAGGAACAAACACTGATTATTAATTAGGTAAAATCGCCGTCTATGACCCTTTTTTTTACCCTAAATAAAGCCCGTGCCTCACTTATATTGCCATTTTCGTAAACTGCCTTCTTCCTTGCACCTTCATGCCCTACGTTTTTCAACCATTGCTACACTCTGATATCCATAGCTGCTCCATTTTTCCAAACATTGAAGGTTTTTTCGTAGTTGCATTATTCTCCACTGCTCCTCCATTTCTACTCTAGCGCCACTACTCCTCCATCGCTGCGCTGCTTGAGCAATTGCCACCATCATCACAGGTTagtaatttttttgtattgttatatatttatttattcttagtgtagaaattaaaatttagttatttgttatatatatttttattgtagtatagaaagaaaaatttatttattgttatatgtttatttacttttaattagtAGAAGGGCAccgtggtgtggacttgaaagGCGTGGTGTCAAAccggtgaggaagatcgtgacgaggcaacgctcttgcgctaggtcaaccggcaggaacatctggcgcccaccgtggggccgtataaaaggtgattcccaaccacagttcgagtttgttgaagttttggtgttttctgttcgactgcttGTTGTCGCAGTCGGTTTTCGAAGTTTTACTGTTCGTTcggagtttctttgagttgcCGAGCTTGCTgagaaaggatgaggacaacgcggtCCAGTTCAGTCGCGCCGTCAACAGATGAGGATGCTGTGTCTATGACGCAGGTGATGGATATGATGAGGACGATGCAGGAGAACGTAGCTGCATCACGCTCTGAGCAAGAAAGAATGCACGAGGCACTGGTGGCCTCACAAgctaggaatgaagagctcaacaggatcaacgaagagctgcgtaAAGCTCTTCAAGAACGGGAGGAGCGCGCGGTtggggacagatctgcacccccatccccaccgcgtagctttcccatgccattttctcaggagatcatggactcggtggtcccTGCAAATACAGTGGCGGTGAAGGCATCTTTCACCGgagtggaggaccctgaggctcatctcacggcgtttcacactcagatgatgctctcggggGGGTCGGACGTGGTctactgtaaggtgttcatgagcacactcaGTGGAACAACACATTACCACGTTTCagcagttttccaagatgttcgttgagcagtacatagtgaacaaggcaccgccgttggtgtcttatgatttgttcgacgtgaggcagtaccagggggagtcccTAAAGGATTTTttgaacagattcggagctcaaatagtccgcttgccaggtaaagatgaagagatgtttgtacatgccttcaaaaagggcgtttTGCCTGGGCCCTTTAGTGAGTCGCTTATCAGGtatcaccccgccacgttcgctaaaatccggcgacgtgctgtggcccacatcgccgctgagagcgaagtctccgagaagaggggaaatgTGACCCCACCTAAGCCACGCGCTCAGAcaaggatccagccgcagagggtgatgGAGGCGGCGGTGGggaagagggatcagaggagcGCCATCCTTATGACCCAAAGAAAGGTAAGGGGAAGGGATCGGGGAAGCCTAGAGAGGCTAATCGCCCGCCAAGGTATGAATTCGtgatggggttggcggaccagatcgccatcccaaatatcactgccaggctcaaagtgcctgagaaaacaacagacaaggtgttgggaccaaagccagacgcatggtgtgagttccacaagagctttggccactctctcaactcgtgtttggctttggggtaccaactcgccgagttggtcaaatgtgggttcttgaaggattacttgctggaGAAGCAAGCGGGCCAGGCATCGGGCTCCCAACCGGCGGGTGGCGAGGGACAACAGCACGAGGTACCcattcacggcgagatccacaccattgttggtggattctcgggtggcgggtgcaccgcatcacagcgaaagaagtacgcaaggtctgtgatgtcagtggaggtttttgaagaccactcgcccgacgtggacatcacgttcaccaaggatGACCTTAGGGATTTCGTGCCTCACGACAATGACCCTATCGTAATCTCGCTCATCACGGCAGGAAGGACTGTTCATCGAGTGCTGGTCGATCAAGGAAGTTcgacagatgtgatgttttggccgacttttgaGAAGTTACAATTATCCCCCGACCAGCTGAGGCCATACGGGGGCTGCCTGTACGGTTTCGCCGGGGACCAGGTGGAGGTtagggggtatattgagttaaGGACGACGTTCATAGACGGTCTGGCCTCGCGCACAGAGAAGATAAGGTATCTCGTCGTAAACGCTCCAtcggcatacaacatcctgttgggtagGCTAACACTCAACAGgacaggagctgtgccttcaacaaggcacatgaaggtcaagctacCATCAATGGAAGGGATGATCATCACCATCCgttctgaccaaaaggaggcgaagaagtgctatgaaaatagcctcaagaacaagagatctGTATGCCACGTATCCACAACGCCGCCTCCTGGTGTGGAACCTGAGCGAGAAAGCCGGCGAGATATGGATATGGCGTTGGAGGTGGCCGTCGAGGGCGATGTGCccgatgtgccaatggaggataTTGAGGCGAGGTCCGAGAGCGCCGCTCGGGTGGAGGAAGAGAGAAGCTGCCCGGAGACTGCCAGGGAGTCAGGTATCGCGAGGGCGTTGATCGCCAGCGAGAAGAGGCCTCAGCCGGTGGAGGaatggcttgagaagaagatcaacgacAAGACGTTTAAACTGGGGAAAACCTTAGACAGCGAGACACAAGACCAAATCGCCGGGGTTATAAGTAGACATCTGGATgcatttgcatggtctgcttctgACATGCCGGGgattgaccccgatttcttgtgccatcgtttagctatggatccccaagtcaggccaatccgccagagaaggagaaagttcaatgaagagaaGAGGTTGGCGATCAAGGACGAGACGCAGAAACTTCTGGCAGCAGGCTatatcagggagatccaatatccagaatggctcgctaacgtcgttctggtcaagaagagcagcgagaaatggcggatgtgtgttgacttcacggatctGAATAAAGtctgcccaaaggattcttatcctttgccaagtatagatgccctggtagacagtgcgtcggggtgtaagttgctcagcttcctggatgccttctcaggatacaaccagattaagatgcatcccatggatgaggaAAAGAACAGGCACGTCACTGACCTagaagagttgttcaccacaatagccaggtacaagctgaaactAAATCCtaagaagtgtgttttcggcgtggaggcaggaaaatttctgggtttcctcttgtcggagaggggaatcgaggcaaaccccgacaaatgtgccaCCATTCTGGAGATGAGGAGTCCTGCCATTGTAAAGGAGGTGTAGCAGCTcacgggtcggatggccgccctgtctcgattcgtatccgccagtggagagaagggccacccgtaCTTCCAATGCTTGAAGCGGAATAACAGGTtcgtctggacgaaggagtgcgaagaagcttttgtcaagcttaaagagtacttggcgagcccgccggttctgtgtaaACCTCAAGTGGCAACACCCCTCAGGTTatattttgccataactgagaagGCGATAAGTGCGGTGCttgtccaggatcaagatcaagtccagaaacccatctattttgttagcaaggtgttgcagggcccagaagtgagatatcaggcttTAGAGAAAGCAGCGCTGGTGGTTGTGTTCTCAGCGAGGAggctgcgccattacttccagagctttacagtgttggtgatgactgacttacccatccagaagatttttgaagaaaccggatgtagcggggaggatggtgaaatgggcggtggagttgtcggaattcgacatcaagtatgagccccggggaccgatcaagggCCAAGTCTTCGCTGACTTTGTGGCCGAGCTATCCTCCGAAACAGTGCAGAACGccggggatgattttcgttgggtactctcggtggatgggtcgtctaaccagctGGGTAACGGGGCTGGAGTtattttggagggacccaacggtgtgttgatagagcaatctttgaggttcgcctttaaagcaagcaacaatcaagcggaCTATGAGGCTCTGATCGCCAGAATTCTTTtagcaaaggagatgggagcaaaggtactgatggccaagagtgactcgttgttgGTCACTGGGCAGGTAACCGGTGAGTTTCAAGCGAAggatccgcagatggcagcctacttggagtacaTGCATGAGTTAAGGAGGTCCTTTGTTCTGTTTGAAGTGATACACGTTccaagagagcagaacgcccgagctgacttgctggccaagctcgccagttcgggcaaggggggcaggcagatgaccgtcatacaagaaactttgaagacaccTCGGGCTTTTGTCGCAGATCACCAGGTCCTTCACATTTGCAGGTCGATGGAAAGGACGACGAGGAGCCATAGATCTCTAACGCAGGAAACTTTGAGgacgccgagggtcagagcgcaCCCAGCGGAAGAGGTAAAAACGATGCAAATTTGCGCTatctgatggcatttcatgaaggtcttcttgaatcatgtaaggaaaaggggtgcggaagctatgaaggtgtgtgagcaagatcctcctaagagtggtgttgatcttgaaggtgcatgatgtgtatgatgctagggaggttcgaccaacccaaggagaggtgaaggagatgaagtttagagcctagaattctagggagaagcaaagcttggcacaaaatggcagcataactttactcacaataaacttgaaaatacaaggtgtaggctcctctttttataggctaaagaggaccataatgcaaccctaatgctagccaaatgaaatgtaaatgtgaagcacatgggtgcacatggcacatgggtgcacaaatgagcacatggggaggggtgtgtctagttttatgctcaccccctccatgggctttctagaccggccttggtaaatttagaggtttttttagaaactctaagtttacctaggttggtgttttaggtgccaaaattaattctaagaaaattacaaataaagttcctatgctaattttgacaagaaattaaagtctactctacactagagtttatggcatttgaacatgtaaaagaacgtcttcttggatcctcttggtcataactctatggttggcccaaatctaccctttggtgggcttgcatgtgggcttgtgcttgggcctcttccatcactatCCACGAGCCAGAtacatggataacgccataccagcgctacatggcagatggcgtgctcccaatggactcgacagaggccagaaagataaagaagaactccagcaagtttaccctcatcgatggcgagttgtacatgttgggtttaatagtgtcaaagttcaagaggggggtgagttgaccttttaaaactttctcgcagaaacagtgtttaacacagttttacagaaaataaatcgatttatgtgaaaatgaacagatttatttcagcactgtttttgtttgaaaagcgtttatacagcaaggttaatcacaagattatgcagatagattttccaggtgcacacacacagatatcagactGAAAAACAGCGAAACACAGAAAACAACAAACCTTAATTCCAATTAATGtgatttaggttcagttaagggcttgacaattagtgagacaatctatcacactcaacctgttttattagcctttaacagattatcagtgttcttattTAAGCcagacagttttccagaaattaagaacagtatgcacagcgcccagaaagaacagatttattttcaattgaacagatttatttctttgctattttatcaattatgcagaaacgaaattgtaGAGAgtgagaga
The sequence above is a segment of the Phaseolus vulgaris cultivar G19833 chromosome 2, P. vulgaris v2.0, whole genome shotgun sequence genome. Coding sequences within it:
- the LOC137809026 gene encoding uncharacterized protein, with product MSVEVFEDHSPDVDITFTKDDLRDFVPHDNDPIVISLITAGRTVHRVLVDQGSSTDVMFWPTFEKLQLSPDQLRPYGGCLYGFAGDQVEVRGYIELRTTFIDGLASRTEKIRYLVVNAPSAYNILLGRLTLNRTGAVPSTRHMKVKLPSMEGMIITIRSDQKEAKKCYENSLKNKRSVCHVSTTPPPGVEPERESRRDMDMALEVAVEGDVPDVPMEDIEARSESAARVEEERSCPETARESGIARALIASEKRPQPVEEWLEKKINDKTFKLGKTLDSETQDQIAGVISRHLDAFAWSASDMPGIDPDFLCHRLAMDPQVRPIRQRRRKFNEEKRLAIKDETQKLLAAGYIREIQYPEWLANVVLVKKSSEKWRMCVDFTDLNKVCPKDSYPLPSIDALVDSASGCKLLSFLDAFSGYNQIKMHPMDEEKNRHVTDLEELFTTIARYKLKLNPKKCVFGVEAGKFLGFLLSERGIEANPDKCATILEMRSPAIVKEV